A region from the Bactrocera dorsalis isolate Fly_Bdor chromosome 1, ASM2337382v1, whole genome shotgun sequence genome encodes:
- the LOC125777790 gene encoding uncharacterized protein LOC125777790 produces MSRAQNKANKLAVLQVIKGKKDSLFGYFQNNATCKTQKQDGWTEVLKTAQSLGLAAANREWTYARDNLFGLWKSRTLAKKDNAKRTGTVGGKNVLLDEVDNYILDILGNESTVVQGLGQPESDGVSSNLDNILEQIQPERTRPTNRKRTYNLQDRHEELKLELLETEIYKNKLTILSLEQKLGLKRSKFTADLEKESMNENDKTLSLSPLLSY; encoded by the exons ATGTCGCGTGCACAAAACAAAGCCAATAAATTGGCCGTTTTACAAGTTATAAAGGGGAAAAAA GATTCTTTATTtggatattttcaaaataatgcaacttgcaaaacgcaaaagcaagATGGTTGGACTGAAGTTCTAAAGACGGCACAATCCCTCGGACTAGCTGCTGCTAATCGCGAATGGACTTATGCCAGAGATAATTTATTTGGCCTTTGGAAGAGCCGAACTTTg GCAAAAAAAGACAATGCCAAGAGGACAGGCACTGTGGGTGGCAAAAACGTATTGCTGGATGAAGTCGACAACTACATACTTGACATTTTGGGCAATGAGTCGACAGTTGTTCAGGGTCTCGGCCAACCCGAAAGCGATGGAGTGTCCTCCAATTTGGACAATATATTGGAACAAATCCAACCAGAAAGGACGAGACCAACCAACAGGAAAAGAACATATAATTTACAAGATAGACATGAGGAGTTGAAGCTTGAACTCTTAGAAAccgaaatttacaaaaataagctAACAATTTTGTCATTAGAACAAAAATTAGGTTTGAAACGATCAAAATTCACAGCGGATTTGGAGAAGGAGTCAATGAATGAAAATGATAAAACTCTCTCATTAAGTCCGCTGCTGtcgtattaa
- the LOC125775417 gene encoding putative nuclease HARBI1 isoform X1, which yields MLRFELFSILEDEHSHNSRVTNERINYNLDISAVENFRLTRSQIEKILLKTGAHLQYTSKRNMCLNPLQQLLTTLHWLGNGGQYHGIAKMHGVHKSTVCRVIYRVANIVINEFMDVTIRWPEFEENQNIATQFFNIGGFPQVAGCIDGTMIDTDAPNVNEEQFVNRHGNHAINAMMVCGPNFQIYAVNCNWPGSVHDARVLRNSNLFGRFENGFRPFPNAVILGDSAYPLLNWLIPPLRNNPTSPQEQLFNRAHKKTRRIIENCFGILKEKFPCLNHLRLQPEKAAKIIIMCCTFHNICRMDAQNDVDYDEEIMNGANENEKEQSFQNTESLNNSERLQSLLNWFN from the exons atgcTTCGATTCGaactttttagtattttggaaGACGAACATTCGCACAATTCGCGTGTTACAAACGAAAGGATCAATTACAATTTGGATATTAGTGCGGTAGAAAATTTTCGGCTAACTCGTAgccaaattgaaaaaattttgctaaaaacagGAGCGCATCTGCAATACACTAGTAAGCGTAATATGTGCTTAAACCCCCTGCAACAGTTATTAACCACTCTGCACTGGTTAGGTAATGGTGGCCAATATCATGGAATTGCGAAAATGCATGGGGTTCACAAATCAACGGTGTGCAGAGTAATCTATCGAGTGGCAAATATCGTGATAAACGAGTTCATGGACGTAACTATTCGTTGGCCAGAAtttgaagaaaatcaaaatatcgccacacagttttttaatattggtgGATTTCCACAAGTCGCAGGGTGCATTGACGGAACGATGATTGATACAGACGCGCCTAACGTTAACGAGGAACAATTTGTGAATAGGCACGGAAATCATGCGATTAATGCAATGATGGTTTGTGGACCTAATTTTCAGATTTATGCAGTAAATTGTAATTGGCCAGGGAGTGTGCACGATGCCAGAGTCCTACGTAATTCTAATTTGTTCGGCAGATTTGAAAACGGATTCCGTCCATTCCCTAATGCCGTAATTTTAGGAGATAGTGCTTATCCGTTACTGAATTGGCTAATTCCTCCTTTGCGAAACAATCCGACGTCGCCACAAGAGCAGCTTTTTAATAGAGCGCATAAAAAAACAAGGAGgattattgaaaattgtttcg GTATCCTTAAAGAAAAGTTTCCTTGCTTGAACCATTTACGGTTGCAGCCAGAAAAAGcagcgaaaataataataatgtgctGCACTTTCCACAACATTTGTCGAATGGATGCACAAAATGATGTGGATTATGACGAAGAAATTATGAATGgagcaaatgaaaatgaaaaagagCAGTCCTTTCAGAACACGGAGTCACTAAACAATTCTGAAAGGCTCCAAAGTCTGCTAAATtggtttaattaa
- the LOC125775417 gene encoding putative nuclease HARBI1 isoform X2 yields MLRFELFSILEDEHSHNSRVTNERINYNLDISAVENFRLTRSQIEKILLKTGAHLQYTSNGGQYHGIAKMHGVHKSTVCRVIYRVANIVINEFMDVTIRWPEFEENQNIATQFFNIGGFPQVAGCIDGTMIDTDAPNVNEEQFVNRHGNHAINAMMVCGPNFQIYAVNCNWPGSVHDARVLRNSNLFGRFENGFRPFPNAVILGDSAYPLLNWLIPPLRNNPTSPQEQLFNRAHKKTRRIIENCFGILKEKFPCLNHLRLQPEKAAKIIIMCCTFHNICRMDAQNDVDYDEEIMNGANENEKEQSFQNTESLNNSERLQSLLNWFN; encoded by the exons atgcTTCGATTCGaactttttagtattttggaaGACGAACATTCGCACAATTCGCGTGTTACAAACGAAAGGATCAATTACAATTTGGATATTAGTGCGGTAGAAAATTTTCGGCTAACTCGTAgccaaattgaaaaaattttgctaaaaacagGAGCGCATCTGCAATACACTA GTAATGGTGGCCAATATCATGGAATTGCGAAAATGCATGGGGTTCACAAATCAACGGTGTGCAGAGTAATCTATCGAGTGGCAAATATCGTGATAAACGAGTTCATGGACGTAACTATTCGTTGGCCAGAAtttgaagaaaatcaaaatatcgccacacagttttttaatattggtgGATTTCCACAAGTCGCAGGGTGCATTGACGGAACGATGATTGATACAGACGCGCCTAACGTTAACGAGGAACAATTTGTGAATAGGCACGGAAATCATGCGATTAATGCAATGATGGTTTGTGGACCTAATTTTCAGATTTATGCAGTAAATTGTAATTGGCCAGGGAGTGTGCACGATGCCAGAGTCCTACGTAATTCTAATTTGTTCGGCAGATTTGAAAACGGATTCCGTCCATTCCCTAATGCCGTAATTTTAGGAGATAGTGCTTATCCGTTACTGAATTGGCTAATTCCTCCTTTGCGAAACAATCCGACGTCGCCACAAGAGCAGCTTTTTAATAGAGCGCATAAAAAAACAAGGAGgattattgaaaattgtttcg GTATCCTTAAAGAAAAGTTTCCTTGCTTGAACCATTTACGGTTGCAGCCAGAAAAAGcagcgaaaataataataatgtgctGCACTTTCCACAACATTTGTCGAATGGATGCACAAAATGATGTGGATTATGACGAAGAAATTATGAATGgagcaaatgaaaatgaaaaagagCAGTCCTTTCAGAACACGGAGTCACTAAACAATTCTGAAAGGCTCCAAAGTCTGCTAAATtggtttaattaa